The Microlunatus antarcticus DNA segment CGTTCCAGGCGCTGCGCCTGGAGAAGGGCTACCGCGCCTGGGGCACGGACATGACGACGGAGCACACGCCGGCCATGGCCGGGCTCGACTTCGCGGTCCGCCCGGTCGGCGTGGGGGAGCCCGGCTTCGTCGGGCAGGGGGGGCTGGAGAAGGTCGCCGCCGAGGGCCCGCCGGACCGTGTCCTGCGCTGCCTCACCGTCGACGACCGCCGCTCGACCGTCCTCGGCCGCGAACCCGTCCTCGCCGGCGGCGTGACCGTCGGCTACGTCACGAGCGCGGCGTACGGCTACTCCGTCGGCCGCCCGATCGCCTACGCGTGGCTCCCGGCCTCGCTCGACGTCGGCGCGAACGTCGAGATCGCCTACTTCGACAGCCTCGTCCCGGCGACCGTCACGGCCGAACCCCTCGTCGACCCCGGTATGGAGCGCGTTCGGAGCTGACCCGCGAGCCGCCGAACGCTCCCTGAGCTCGTCGAAGGGCCCCGCAGGGGTTGGCGTTTCTCGACGGGACGCTGACCTCTTCGAGGCCCTTCGACAGGCTCAGGGAGCGTTCTCTGGCTTAGTGAGCGTTCTCGGCGCTGGGCCGGGCGAGGACGAGGAGGCCGATCATGGACGCGGCGGCGCCGAGGACCATGATCACCGCCATCGGGACCGCGGTGTCCTCGCCGCCCAGGCCGGCCAGCGGGGCGATCGTCCCGGCGGCGACCCACTGCACGAAACCGAGCAGCGCCGAACCCGTCCCCGGGTGCTCCGGGACCTCGGCGGCGGCGAGCGCGCCGCCGTTCGGGCCGATCAGGCCCTGGGCGGTCATCAGCACGAAGAAGCAGACCATCGCGAGCAGCAGCGGGGTGTCGAACCAGATCGCCCCCACCAGCATCGCCACGCCCGCGAGCAGCGCCGCGACCTGGCCGACGAGGATCACCGGGCGCGTGGGGACCCGGCCGGCCAGGCGGGCGGCGACGAGCGCGGCGACCGTCATGCCGCCCGCGTTGGCGGCGAAGTCGACCGAGTACGCGATCGGCGACAGCCCGTTCATCGACTGCAGCACGAAGGCGGACGTGGCGACGTACGCGAAGAGCGCGCCCATCGCGGAACCGGCGACGACCAGGTAGCCGACGTAGCGGCGGTTGCGCAGCACCTCGCGCCCGGCGCGGGCGAAGGTCCGTAGCCCGCCGCCGTGGCGCTGGTCGGGCGGGAGCGTCTCGGGAACGGCGACCAGGACCGCGACAGCCATCACGACGCCGAGCCCGGCGACGACCCAGAACGACACCCGCCAGTGCGACAGCTGCAGGATGACCGCGCCGAGCAGCGGCCCGACGATCGGGGCGAGGCCGCCGACGGCCGCGATGACGTTGAGCACCCGGACGAGCTGGGCGCCGGTCGCGAGGTCGATGATCACGGCCCGGCCGATCACCATGGCCCAGCCGCCGGCGAAGCCCTGGACCAGCCGCGCCGCCATCATCACGCCGATGCTCGGGGCGAGGGCGCACGCCACGGAGGCGAGGCTCATGACCACGACCGCCGCGACCAGGGGTACGCGCCGCCCCCGCTGGTCCGAGACCGGACCGCCGACCAGCTGGCCCAGCGCCATCCCGACGAAGAACGTCGTCAGCGTCAGCTGCACCTGCGTGGCCCCGGCGCCAAGGTCGCGGGCGACCCGGGGGAAGGCCGGCACGTACATGTCGGTGGCCAACGGCGCGATCGCGGTCAGGAAGACGACGGTCGCCACCAGGGCCGCGCTGACGCGGGCGTGGCCCGGGCCGGCACCGTCCTCCGGTGCGGGCTGGTCGCTGAGGTACTCGCAGTCGGGGCAGTAGCCCAGGTGCGGGACGCCCGTCCCCGCATGGTCGGTCACGTCGGTCACGTGTGCTCCTCTCGCCGGTACGCCCAGCCAACCCCAGCAAGCGGTCAGCAGGAAGTCCCTGGCGGAGGGTGTACCTGCAGAGCACCTCAGGCGACCTGGCCCTCGCCGCGCTCGTCGAACCTGCACACCCGGCGATTCCCTGGTTTTCCTTCACTCGATCGCCGTCAACCGAAGGTGCTGAGCGTGGAGTCGGCGGGCCAGGCTCATCGAGTGGGGCGAAGTCAGGGGACGCATCATGAGCGGGGTCCCCTCGCGGTACACCTCCTGTCAGTGACTTCAGCGCCGGTCGTACGCCGGGTCTCCTGGGGTTCTCCCTCGAGAACCAGGAGCTCGCCCCGTGCACCTCGCCTCCCGCGCTAGAGCCACGACCGCCGCCCTCGTCGCCCACGTTCCCCTTGTGCGCCCGACCTTGCGGCTGCTCCTGGCCGCGCTCGTGCTCGGCAGCGCCTGCTCCGTCGGCCCCGGAGACTCACCGGCGGCGAGCGAGCCCACGCCCGCCCGCACCCCGACCGGTCCCGGGACGTCCTCGCCGAGGGCCCCGTCCCCGACCCGGTCGACCTCGCCCGGCGTCACGCCGGTCCGGGTGGTCGTCGGCGGCCGGACCTTCGCCGCCGAGCTGTTCGACAACCCGACCGCGCGTGACCTGGCCGACCGGCTGCCGCTGACCGTCGCCATGGACGACCTGCACGGGACCGAGAAGACGGGCGGACTGCCGCAGGCCCTGACCACCGACGGCGCCCCGCGGGGCTCCGATCCCGACGTGGGCGAGATCGGCTACTACGCCCCCGGGCGCGACCTCGTCTTCTACTACGGCGACATGGGCTACTACCCGGGCATCGTCCGCATCGGCCGCTTCGACGAGAGCATCGCGCGGCTGGTGGACGAGGGCGACGGCGTCAGCGTCCGCGTGGAGGTCCAGACCCCGTGACGACCACTCAGCGCGGAGAACCGTCGGCCGCGCTGCTCGGGGTCTGGTCGTGGGTTGCGGCCCAGCTCGCGAGCAGGGCCAGGTTGTCGGCCGCGACGGTGCCGGGCTCGGCGCTGTAGGCGGTCAGGGTCAGGTCGGGCTCACCGGGGAGCTCGAGGGCGTCGAAGGTCAGGTCCAGGTCCCCGACCTCCGCGTGGCGGAAGTGCTTGGCGCCGAAGCGGTGCAGCCGGACGTCGTGCGCCGCCCACAGCCGACGGAAGTCGTCGCTGCGCGTCGACAGCTCGCCCACCAGGTCGGTCAGGCCCTTGTCGAAGGGATCCCGCCCGGCCTCGGTGCGCAGGATCGCCACGGTGGTCGCCGCCGACGCCTCCCAGTCGGGGTGCAGCAGGTGGGCGCGCGGGTCGAGAAAGACGAACCGGGCCAGGTTCACCGGCCGCTCCGGGCGCTCGTAGGCCACGCTGTAGAGGGCACGGCCCATCGTGTTGATGGCCAGGACGTCGAGGCGTCCGTTCCGGACGAAGGCCGGGACGCCGACCATGGCGTCGAGCAGCCGGCCGATGCTCGGCCGCAGCTCACGGACGGTGGGTCGGGCCGGCCTGCGCTGAGCGGTCGAAGCAGACGCTGACCGGGCCAGGTCGAACAGGTACGCCCGTTCGGACTCGTCCAGACGCAGACCTCGCGCCAGGCTGTCCAGCACGGCCTCCGACGCACCGCTGAGGTTGCCGCGCTCCAGCCGCGTGTAGTACTCGATGCTGACCCCGGCCAGCTGCGCCGCCTCGGCCCGGCGCAGACCCGGCACCCGCCGGGCGCCGCGGCTGGTCAGACCCACCTGCTCCGGCCTGAGGCGGGCTCGACGCGAGGTCAGGAAGTCGCGCACCTCGCTGCGGTTGTCCATGACCGCCGACCCTAGGAGGGGCGCCCGCCACGGTGGGAGTCCCTCTCCGTACCCCTCACCACGTAACCCCTCACGACAGGGGCTTCCTGCTCCTGCCGATCTGCGGTCGACTGACGTCGACGGCCGACGGCCCCTGCTGCCGGTGGAACGAGGAGAGGAACCGACGATGGAGTACGGACGACTGGGCCGGACCGGGCTGAAGATCCCCCGGATCGCGATGGGGTGCATGAGCTTCGGCAACCCCGGCTTCCACCAGTGGACCCTCGACGAGGACGCCGCTCAACCCTTCTTCCGCCAGGCCGTCGAGCTCGGCGTGACGTTCTGGGACACCGCCAACGGCTACGGCGGCGGCAGCTCGGAGGAGTTCGTCGGCCGCGCGGTGAAGGAGTACGCCCGCCGCGAGGACATCGTGCTCGCCACCAAGGTCCACAACCGCATGCACGACGGCCCCGGCGGCTCCGGCCTGTCGCGCAAGGCCATCCTCGAGCAGCTCGACGCCTCCCTCACCCGCCTCGGCACCGACTACGTCGACCTCTACCAGATCCACCGCTACGACGACGAGGTGCCGGTCGAGGAGACCATGGAGGCCCTCCACGACGTCGTCAAGGCTGGCAAGGTCCGCTACCTCGGGGCGTCCTCGATGTGGGCCTGGCAGTTCGCCAAGCTGCAGCACGCGGCCGACGCGGGAGGTTGGACCCGGTTCGTCTCCATGCAGGACCAGTACAACCTCCTCAAGCGGGAGGAGGAGCGCGAGATGCTCCCGATGTGCGCCGACACGGGCGTCGGCTGCATCCCCTACTCCCCGCTCGGGAAGGGCCGCCTCGCCCGGCCCTGGGGCCAGCAGACCCAGCGCGGCAGCACCGACCAGGTCGCCAAGTCCTTCGACCTCGACATCGACCAGCCCGTCGTCGAGGTCGTCGAGGAGATCGCCCGCGAGCGCGACGTGCCGATGGCCCAGATCGGGATCGCCTGGCTGCTCACCAAGCCGGTCGTGTCCGCGCCCGTCGTCGGCGCCACCAAGCCGCACCACCTCGCCGACGCCGTCGCCGCGCTCGACATCACCCTCACCGACGACGAGATCCAGCGCCTCGAGGCGCCGTACACGACCCAGCCCGCGTACTGGTGGTGAGCCGCGACGGTGGAGGAGGGCACCGGCGTGAGGTGTACCGGCAGGGAGTCCCAGTCCCGGACGACCCGTCCTAGTGTCGATCGCATGGACAGCAGCGACGAGGTGCGGGAGTTCCTCACGTCCCGGCGGGCGAAGGTGACCCCGCGCCAGGTCGGCCTGCCCGAGACCGGTGCGCGCCGGGTGCCCGGGCTGCGCCGGGGCGAGGTCGCCGCGCTGGCGGGCGTCAGCATCGAGTACTACTCCAAGCTCGAGCGGGGCGCGATCGCCGGCGCCTCGGCGTCGGTGCTCGACGCGCTGGCCCGGGCCCTGCAGCTCGACGACGCCGAGCGCGGCCACCTCTTCCACCTGGCGCAGGCCGCCGACGGGACCCTGGCCGGGATGCGGCCGCGCCGGCGGACGAGTCGGACGTGGACGCCGCAACCGAGCCTGCTCTGGGTCCTCGACCGGTTCACCGCGCCGGCGCTGGTCCGCAACGGACGGATGGACCTGCTCGCGACGAACCACCTCGGCCGGGCGATGCACGAGTCCGTCTACACCGCGCCGAGCTCGCTGTCGACCGAGGCCCCGAACTTCGCCCGGTTCACGTTCCTCGACCTCGACGCGGCGCACGACTTCTACCCCGACTGGGACGGCGCCGCCGACATCTGCGTGTCGATCCTGCACACCGAGGCCGGCCGGGACCCGCACGACAAGGCGCTGCACGACCTGGTGGGGGAGCTGTCGACGCGCAGCCCGGACTTCCGGCGCCGCTGGAGCGCGCACGACGTGCGCCAGCACGGCGCAGGGGCCAAGCGGTTCCACCACGGCGAGGTCGGTGACCTCCTCCTGGCGTACGAGAGCGTCGACATGATCTCGGCGCCGGGCCTCACCCTCACGCTCTACGCCGCCGAGCCCGGGTCGGCCTCGGCCCACGCGCTCGACCTCCTCGCGTCCTGGGCGGCGACCCGGACGGCCGAGGACGCCGACGCGCTCGGCGCGGACGCGTGAGCCCGACCCTCCTGACCCACGACCGAACCACGATCTCGAAGGAGACGCTCCGATGGAGCTCAAGCACCCCCAGGCGACGGTCCTCAACCCGGCCGCCTGGTTCACCGGCGACGTCTACCTGACGCCGATCCACGCCGGCACCGGCCCGTCCCACCTGAGCGTGGGCCTGGTGCGCTTCCCCCCGGGCGCCCGCACGAACTGGCACCGCCACGCCGTCGGGCAGACCCTGCACGTCACCGAGGGGGTCGGCCTGGTCGGGATCCGGGACGGGTCGGTGGTGCGGGTCCGTGCGGGCGACACCGTCGTGTGCCCGCCGGACGAGGAGCACTGGCACGGCGCCGCGGCCGACACCTTCATGAGCCACTTCGCGCTGCTCGAGACGAAGCCGGACGGCTCGGACCCGACCACCTGGCTCGAG contains these protein-coding regions:
- a CDS encoding multidrug effflux MFS transporter → MTDVTDHAGTGVPHLGYCPDCEYLSDQPAPEDGAGPGHARVSAALVATVVFLTAIAPLATDMYVPAFPRVARDLGAGATQVQLTLTTFFVGMALGQLVGGPVSDQRGRRVPLVAAVVVMSLASVACALAPSIGVMMAARLVQGFAGGWAMVIGRAVIIDLATGAQLVRVLNVIAAVGGLAPIVGPLLGAVILQLSHWRVSFWVVAGLGVVMAVAVLVAVPETLPPDQRHGGGLRTFARAGREVLRNRRYVGYLVVAGSAMGALFAYVATSAFVLQSMNGLSPIAYSVDFAANAGGMTVAALVAARLAGRVPTRPVILVGQVAALLAGVAMLVGAIWFDTPLLLAMVCFFVLMTAQGLIGPNGGALAAAEVPEHPGTGSALLGFVQWVAAGTIAPLAGLGGEDTAVPMAVIMVLGAAASMIGLLVLARPSAENAH
- a CDS encoding cyclophilin-like fold protein; protein product: MRPTLRLLLAALVLGSACSVGPGDSPAASEPTPARTPTGPGTSSPRAPSPTRSTSPGVTPVRVVVGGRTFAAELFDNPTARDLADRLPLTVAMDDLHGTEKTGGLPQALTTDGAPRGSDPDVGEIGYYAPGRDLVFYYGDMGYYPGIVRIGRFDESIARLVDEGDGVSVRVEVQTP
- a CDS encoding helix-turn-helix transcriptional regulator codes for the protein MDNRSEVRDFLTSRRARLRPEQVGLTSRGARRVPGLRRAEAAQLAGVSIEYYTRLERGNLSGASEAVLDSLARGLRLDESERAYLFDLARSASASTAQRRPARPTVRELRPSIGRLLDAMVGVPAFVRNGRLDVLAINTMGRALYSVAYERPERPVNLARFVFLDPRAHLLHPDWEASAATTVAILRTEAGRDPFDKGLTDLVGELSTRSDDFRRLWAAHDVRLHRFGAKHFRHAEVGDLDLTFDALELPGEPDLTLTAYSAEPGTVAADNLALLASWAATHDQTPSSAADGSPR
- a CDS encoding aldo/keto reductase, producing the protein MEYGRLGRTGLKIPRIAMGCMSFGNPGFHQWTLDEDAAQPFFRQAVELGVTFWDTANGYGGGSSEEFVGRAVKEYARREDIVLATKVHNRMHDGPGGSGLSRKAILEQLDASLTRLGTDYVDLYQIHRYDDEVPVEETMEALHDVVKAGKVRYLGASSMWAWQFAKLQHAADAGGWTRFVSMQDQYNLLKREEEREMLPMCADTGVGCIPYSPLGKGRLARPWGQQTQRGSTDQVAKSFDLDIDQPVVEVVEEIARERDVPMAQIGIAWLLTKPVVSAPVVGATKPHHLADAVAALDITLTDDEIQRLEAPYTTQPAYWW
- a CDS encoding helix-turn-helix transcriptional regulator — translated: MDSSDEVREFLTSRRAKVTPRQVGLPETGARRVPGLRRGEVAALAGVSIEYYSKLERGAIAGASASVLDALARALQLDDAERGHLFHLAQAADGTLAGMRPRRRTSRTWTPQPSLLWVLDRFTAPALVRNGRMDLLATNHLGRAMHESVYTAPSSLSTEAPNFARFTFLDLDAAHDFYPDWDGAADICVSILHTEAGRDPHDKALHDLVGELSTRSPDFRRRWSAHDVRQHGAGAKRFHHGEVGDLLLAYESVDMISAPGLTLTLYAAEPGSASAHALDLLASWAATRTAEDADALGADA
- a CDS encoding (R)-mandelonitrile lyase; protein product: MELKHPQATVLNPAAWFTGDVYLTPIHAGTGPSHLSVGLVRFPPGARTNWHRHAVGQTLHVTEGVGLVGIRDGSVVRVRAGDTVVCPPDEEHWHGAAADTFMSHFALLETKPDGSDPTTWLEPLDDETYAAAQQA